A genomic region of Zygotorulaspora mrakii chromosome 7, complete sequence contains the following coding sequences:
- the SEC15 gene encoding Rab GTPase-binding exocyst subunit SEC15 (similar to Saccharomyces cerevisiae SEC15 (YGL233W); ancestral locus Anc_3.554) has translation MDQEGQYPLTQEFQKILLSSAPSTLVSAIDAGNISSKSGTFSASDESTFDLDPQVFDKWVPFLRTSVENKNLESATDELCSSVDDNFDGLETQLLQDAKLNDKLKNSIGQISKIQDIIDNSLLQEVNDLQENLTYSTNEVIMKKQAYVSNKKTSLKISEATILITKVLQILELSNKCQELIVEADFFKALQNLDSLEKIYLQDFKNYNFQFLKEIYDSIPFLKSAIKDECINKIKNSFNVNLGKNLSHVGEATFNVYSKELVPEWLEKKDTMKLGIFKFNSPVEISLRNESTLEKINLESFFHLNEFHDSILIFQSLNQQPYLISEFTKEYNFRKTKLIDPLLWKKSQKQTSNGNLDISSDPFAQQLNLESFKAYFLKLLGFLLYDINLNKSTDFILANNNYNSTNEFWDGLLKRLEPYLKYFLNEKLKSEQELVEFKDFMGIYISILENFKVNIEPLYNILISVFGSYCQLNILELQKEFEILLNDDDFMPLTINDRTLYEKVLKICWIKEDEITKIQESAMKQNGEFIVTLPFSPLYPMTYTLLKKTYSKLVHFIGSYYRHELHTLSNTLVKTMDTIFSKVINEKIRGKLDTTSREEIAQILVNLDYFVIAAKEFSALMSKENIMQNPAMEIKLSSIRSYAESRKYAETKLIQLIDSKVSDILETVELDWQASTARNDPDISIVDIAQFLEMMFSSTLVNLPYSVQTLLIFREFDSLTSQFLEILLHGTPTHLSQESVHNFEVDMKYLESIIPRIFPTTEDESSRNVGEIQSPLTVNSPSINGFGRSINSIENNIKSLQATFTELKQCIELLKNNNFEEYADPEVRPRKYPRVRPEDANLLIRKVQQSRMHTTSSLEEENNLLPYDDSQRDGSSSRIAKFFNRH, from the coding sequence ATGGATCAGGAGGGTCAGTACCCGTTGACGCAAGAGTTTCAGAAGATACTGTTGTCTTCGGCTCCATCCACTTTGGTTTCGGCAATTGATGCTGGAAATATCTCTTCTAAGAGTGGTACATTTTCTGCATCCGATGAAAGTACATTTGATTTAGACCCACAAGTGTTTGATAAATGGGTTCCCTTTTTAAGGACAAGTGTTGAGAATAAAAACTTGGAATCTGCTACTGATGAATTGTGTAGCTCTGTAGACGACAATTTCGATGGATTGGAAACTCAACTACTTCAAGATGCTAAATTGAATGACAAACTGAAGAATTCTATTGGacagatatcaaaaattcagGATATAATCGATAACTCGTTATTGCAAGAAGTGAATGACCTACAAGAAAACCTTACGTATTCCACAAACGAAGTAATCATGAAAAAGCAGGCATACGTTAGTAATAAGAAGACATCGTTGAAGATATCAGAGGCAACGATATTGATTACTAAAGTTTTGCAGATTTTAGAATTATCAAACAAATGCCAAGAGCTCATAGTCGAagcagattttttcaaagcgTTACAAAACTTGGATAGTCTCGAGAAAATATACTTACAAGACTTCAAAAACTAtaatttccaatttttgaaggagaTCTACGACTCCATTCCGTTTTTGAAGTCTGCTATCAAGGATGAAtgtatcaacaaaattaaAAACTCCTTCAACGTAAATTTGGGTAAAAATCTCAGTCATGTTGGAGAGGCTACATTTAACGTATATAGTAAAGAGTTGGTACCTGAATGGctagaaaagaaagacaCAATGAAATTgggaattttcaaattcaattctcCGGTCGAAATATCATtaagaaatgaaagtaCCCTTGAGAAAATTAATCTAGAAAGCTTTTTTCATCTGAATGAATTCCATGATTCAattctcatttttcaaagcttaAATCAACAACCATACCTAATCTCCGAATTTACCAAGGAATATAACTTCAGGAAGACAAAGTTAATAGATCCACTTCTATGgaaaaaatctcaaaaacaAACATCTAATGGTAatcttgatatttcaagtgATCCATTCGCTCAGCAACTAAATCTAGAAAGCTTCAAGGCCTATTTCCTCAAACTTCTTGGCTTTCTGTTGTATGACATAAACTTGAATAAATCAACAGACTTCATATTAGCAAATAACAATTACAACTCTACTAATGAATTCTGGGATGGTTTACTGAAACGTTTAGAACCCTAtctgaaatattttttgaatgagaaACTTAAATCTGAGCAAGAGTTGGTGGAGTTTAAGGACTTTATGGGGATTTACATTTCCATTCTAGAAAACTTCAAAGTGAACATTGAACCATTATACAATATTCTGATATCCGTGTTTGGTAGTTATTGCCAGTTAAACATATTGGAGTTACAAAAAGAATTCGAGATATTATTGAATGACGACGACTTTATGCCTCTAACCATTAATGACCGAACTCTGTATGAAAAAGTACTGAAAATTTGTTGGATTAAAGAAGATGAGATAACCAAAATACAAGAGTCTGCTATGAAGCAGAATGGTGAATTTATAGTAACATTACCGTTTTCGCCTCTATACCCTATGACATACACACTACTTAAAAAAACTTATAGCAAGTTAGTGCATTTCATTGGAAGTTATTACCGGCACGAATTGCACACTTTAAGCAACACACTGGTGAAAACTATGGACACTATCTTTAGCAAAGTTATTAATGAAAAGATCAGGGGTAAGTTAGACACTACATCAAGGGAAGAGATTGCACAAATCCTTGTCAATCTTGATTACTTTGTCATAGCAGCTAAGGAGTTTAGTGCACTTAtgtcaaaagaaaatatcatGCAAAACCCAGCTATGGAGATCAAACTGTCATCCATAAGAAGCTATGCAGAAAGCCGCAAATATGCCGAGACAAAGCTGATACAGCTGATTGACTCAAAGGTTTCAGATATTTTGGAAACCGTTGAATTAGACTGGCAAGCGTCTACAGCTCGTAATGATCctgatatttcaattgtGGATATAGCCCAGTTCTTGGAAATGATGTTCTCCTCGACATTGGTAAATCTTCCCTATAGTGTACAAACCTTGCTGATCTTCAGGGAATTTGATTCCTTAACCAGTCAATTTCTGGAGATTTTGCTTCACGGCACTCCGACACATCTTTCACAGGAAAGTGTCCATAATTTTGAGGTCGAcatgaaatatttggaaagcATTATACCAAGAATTTTCCCAACAACCGAAGATGAAAGCAGTAGAAATGTGGGAGAAATTCAATCACCCTTGACTGTCAATTCACCTTCAATAAATGGGTTTGGCCGCTCGATAAATTCCATAGAAAACAACATCAAGTCATTGCAAGCCACATTTACAGAGTTAAAACAGTGTATCGAGCTTCTGAAGAACaacaactttgaagaatatGCTGATCCTGAGGTGAGGCCTAGAAAATACCCCCGTGTTAGGCCGGAAGATGCAAACTTATTGATCCGCAAAGTTCAGCAATCTCGCATGCATACTACGTCTAGTCtagaagaggaaaataaTCTCTTACCATATGATGACAGTCAACGAGATGGATCTAGCAGCAGAAttgccaaatttttcaatagacACTAA